From a single Brassica napus cultivar Da-Ae chromosome C9, Da-Ae, whole genome shotgun sequence genomic region:
- the LOC106406387 gene encoding histone acetyltransferase of the MYST family 1, whose product MGSSANTETTNFNAASPSSNHNNPPTTVAASNPNHTPSELDSSKKRRTGMLPLEVGTRVSCLWRDGKYHPVKVIERRKNHSDGNNEYEYYVHYTEFNRRLDEWIRLDQLDLDSVECALDEKVEDKVTSLKMTRHQKRKIDETHVEGHEELDAASLREHEEFTKVKNIATIELGKYEIETWYFSPFPPEYNDCVKLFFCEFCLNFMKRKEQLQRHMRKCDLKHPPGDEIYRSSTLSMFEVDGKKNKVYAQNLCYLAKLFLDHKTLYYDVDLFLFYILCECDERGCHMVGYFSKEKHSEEAYNLACILTLPPYQRKGYGKFLIAFSYELSKKEGKVGTPERPLSDLGLVSYRGYWTRILLDILKKHKGNISIKELSDMTAIKAEDILSTLQSLELIQYRKGQHVICADPKVLDRHLKAAGRGGLDVDVSKMIWTPYKEQS is encoded by the exons ATGGGATCGTCTGCGAACACAGAGACAACGAATTTCAACGCCGCATCTCCGTCGTCGAACCACAATAATCCACCAACCACCGTCGCAGCTTCGAACCCGAATCACACTCCCTCGGAATTGGATTCGTcgaagaagagaagaactgGGATGCTCCCGCTCGAGGTGGGAACTCGCGTGTCGTGTCTATGGAGGGACGGGAAGTATCATCCCGTGAAAGTCATCGAGCGCCGAAAGAATCATAGCGACGGGAACAATGAGTACGAGTATTACGTTCACTACACAGAGT TTAACAGAAGACTTGATGAATGGATTAGGCTTGATCAGCTTGATCTTGACTCTGTAGAGTGTGCTTTAGATGAGAAAGTTGAAGATAAG GTGACTAGCTTGAAGATGACACGTCACCAGAAACGGAAGATTGATGAGACACATGTAGAG GGTCATGAAGAGCTGGATGCTGCGAGTTTGCGTGAACATGAGGAGTTCACGAAGGTGAAGAACATAGCAACGATTGAGCTTGGGAAGTATGAGATTGAGACTTGGTACTTCTCTCCGTTTCCACCTGAGTACAATGACTGCGTGAAGCTCTTTTTCTGTGAGTTTTGCCTCAATTTTATGAAGCGCAAAGAACAGCTTCAAAGACATATG AGGAAATGTGATCTGAAGCATCCCCCTGGGGATGAAATCTATCGAAGCTCTACCTTGTCAATGTTTGAG GTAGATGGTAAGAAGAACAAGGTCTATGCGCAGAACCTCTGCTATCTGGCAAAGTTATTTCTCGACCACAAGACTCTTTACTACGACGTCGATCTGTTCCTGTTCTATATTCTCTGTGAATGTGATGAACGGGGTTGCCACATGGTTGGATACTTCTCAAAG GAAAAGCATTCTGAAGAAGCGTACAACTTGGCTTGCATCCTTACTCTTCCTCCATATCAAAGGAAAGGCTATGGCAAATTCTTAATAGCCTTCT CCTATGAACTCTCAAAGAAAGAAGGCAAAGTGGGGACACCAGAAAGACCCCTCTCTGATCTAGGCTTAGTGAGTTACAGAGGTTACTGGACTCGGATTCTATTAGACATCTTGAAAAAGCACAAGGGAAACATATCTATCAAG GAGCTGAGCGACATGACAGCGATTAAAGCAGAAGATATACTAAGCACCCTTCAGAGCTTGGAACTGATACAGTACAGAAAAGGACAACATGTGATCTGTGCGGATCCTAAAGTTCTTGATCGACATTTGAAAGCCGCTGGCCGAGGCGGTCTTGATGTAGACGTTAGCAAAATGATATGGACTCCTTACAAAGAGCAGAGCTAA
- the LOC106402344 gene encoding short-chain dehydrogenase TIC 32 B, chloroplastic-like encodes MGIYGMVTGKAGKSGFGSASTAEDVTQSIDANHLTVIVTGGTSGIGLEAARVLGMRGAHVIIAARNTKAANESKEMILKMNPNARIDYLQFDLSSIKSVRSFVHQFLALNLPLNILINNAGVMFCPFQLTEDGIESQFATNHIGHFLLTNLLLDKMKSSARESGIEGRIVNLSSVAHTYTYTEGIKFDSINDPDTYSEKKAYGQSKLANLLHSNALSRKLQEEGVNITVNSVHPGLVTTNLFRHSGLGMSVFKAMSFFLWKNIPQGAATTCYVALHPSLKGVTGKYFADCNVTTPSNFATDKSLADKLWDFSIKLIDSLPN; translated from the exons ATGGGAATATATGGAATGGTGACTGGAAAAGCGGGAAAGAGTGGATTTGGATCAGCTTCAACAGCTGAAGATGTCACTCAGTCCATTGATGCCAATCATCTCACTGTCATCGTTACag gtGGAACAAGTGGGATTGGATTGGAAGCAGCAAGAGTGTTAGGAATGAGAGGTGCTCATGTGATTATCGCTGCAAGAAACACAAAAGCAGCTAATGAATCTAAAGAGATGATTCTCAAGATGAACCCTAATGCACGTATTGATTATCTTCAATTCGATCTCTCTTCCATCAAATCCGTCAGATCCTTCGTCCATCAGTTTCTTGCCCTTAATCTCCCTCTCAACATACTCAT AAACAATGCAGGTGTTATGTTTTGTCCTTTCCAGCTCACTGAAGATGGGATTGAGTCGCAGTTCGCAACAAACCACATTG GTCATTTTCTGTTGACGAATCTGCTGCTGGACAAGATGAAGAGTAGTGCTAGAGAAAGTGGAATTGAAGGAAGGATTGTGAATCTGTCATCTGTTGCTCATACTTATACTTACACCGAAGGTATCAAGTTCGACAGCATCAACGACCCTGATAC ATATTCGGAGAAGAAGGCTTATGGACAATCAAAACTGGCAAACTTATTGCACTCTAATGCACTCTCTCGTAAACTACAG GAAGAAGGTGTGAACATCACAGTAAACTCGGTACACCCTGGACTTGTCACCACTAATCTCTTTCGCCACTCCGGTTTAGGAATGT CGGTCTTCAAGGCTATGAGTTTCTTCTTGTGGAAGAACATACCTCAGGGAGCAGCAACAACATGTTACGTAGCACTTCATCCTAGTCTGAAAGGCGTCACGGGAAAGTACTTCGCCGATTGTAACGTCACTACTCCGAGCAATTTCGCCACCGACAAATCTCTCGCCGATAAACTTTGGGACTTCAGTATCAAACTCATTGATTCTCTCCCTAACTAA
- the LOC106404562 gene encoding cell wall / vacuolar inhibitor of fructosidase 2-like, with product MASSPIFLLLLILSSTLLSVKSNTTTIESTCKTTNYYDLCVSALKSDPRSPTADTKGLAAIMASVGMTNATATASYIAKNLTATANNTVLKKVLKDCSDKYILAADSLRLTIQDLDDEAYDYAYMHVLAAQDYPNVCRNIFRRAKGLVYPAEISRCEVSLRSICVVVSGILDRLAE from the coding sequence ATGGCTAGTTCTCCTATTTTTCTCCTCCTCCTTATCCTATCATCAACCCTACTCTCAGTCAAATCTAACACAACCACCATCGAATCAACTTGCAAAACCACAAACTACTACGACCTCTGCGTCTCAGCTCTCAAGTCCGACCCAAGAAGCCCCACAGCCGACACAAAAGGTCTCGCCGCCATTATGGCTAGCGTTGGTATGACAAACGCCACAGCCACAGCCAGTTATATCGCTAAAAATCTGACCGCTACTGCAAACAACACCGTCCTCAAGAAGGTCTTAAAAGATTGCTCCGACAAGTATATTCTCGCAGCTGATTCTCTCCGGCTAACGATTCAAGATCTTGATGATGAAGCTTATGACTATGCTTACATGCATGTGTTGGCGGCTCAGGATTATCCCAATGTTTGCAGGAATATTTTCCGGCGAGCTAAGGGTTTGGTTTATCCGGCGGAGATTAGTCGGTGTGAAGTGAGTTTGAGAAGTATATGTGTTGTCGTCTCCGGGATTCTTGATCGGCTGGCTGAATGA
- the LOC106406322 gene encoding probable pectinesterase/pectinesterase inhibitor 64, whose amino-acid sequence MDFPKLPHSLSTSSSTPLASSAVKPHRKNLPPRTYILIIIAVSAILLLLLTLILYATVSKSSHNSHNTQQQPPPPPTAQIRLACNATRFPDHCFSSLSKPGLVPQDPKPVQIIHSAISVSYESLKSGQSQIKSILDSSAGDKNRTNIATICLEILSYSQHRTESSDIAVTSGGIKDARAWMSAALAYQYDCWSGLKTVNGTKQVVDTITFLNDLVKLTGAALSMMVSFDNFGDDVVSWIQPATERDGFWEKTEPSLGPVKEAGLSFPSGLKEDVTVCKDGGKGCGYKTVQEAVDAAPESNGDVKFVIGIREGVYEETVRVPFEKKNVVFIGDGMGKTVITGSLNVGQPGMTTYNSATVGVLGDGFMARDLTIENTAGADAHQAVAFRSDSDFSILENCELLGNQDTLYAHSLRQFYKQCRIQGNVDFIFGNSAAVFQDCDILIASKHSKLGGGGANNVITAHGRIDAAQSTGFVFSNCSVNGTEEYMKEFQANPKGHKNYLGRPWKEFSRTVFVNCDLESLVSPDGWMPWSGDFALKTLYYGEYMNTGTGSVRSKRVPWSSEIPEKHVDVYSIANFIQADEWPSMPA is encoded by the exons ATGGATTTTCCGAAACTCCCGCACTCtctctccacctcctcctcaaCTCCACTAGCTTCCTCCGCCGTTAAACCTCACCGGAAAAACCTCCCTCCCCGAACTtacatcctcatcatcatcgcCGTATCCGCCATTCTACTCCTCCTCTTAACCCTCATTCTCTACGCCACCGTCTCCAAATCCTCCCACAACAGTCACAACACACAACAACAACCTCCCCCTCCTCCAACCGCTCAGATCCGCCTCGCGTGTAACGCCACGCGTTTCCCAGACCACTGCTTCTCCTCCCTCTCCAAACCGGGTCTGGTCCCGCAAGATCCTAAACCGGTTCAGATCATCCACTCCGCGATCTCAGTCTCCTACGAGAGTCTCAAGTCCGGCCAGTCTCAGATCAAATCTATCCTAGACTCCTCCGCAGGGGATAAAAACCGCACGAACATCGCCACCATATGCCTAGAGATACTCTCTTACTCCCAGCACCGCACGGAGTCGTCAGACATCGCGGTCACGAGCGGGGGAATCAAAGACGCACGTGCGTGGATGAGCGCAGCTCTCGCTTACCAGTACGACTGCTGGTCAGGTCTCAAAACCGTCAACGGCACGAAGCAAGTCGTCGACACCATCACGTTCCTCAACGATCTCGTGAAACTCACCGGCGCCGCTTTGAGCATGATGGTGTCCTTCGATAACTTCGGAGACGACGTCGTTTCGTGGATCCAGCCAGCGACGGAACGAGACGGGTTTTGGGAGAAAACTGAACCGAGTTTGGGTCCGGTTAAGGAGGCTGGTTTGAGTTTTCCGTCCGGTTTAAAGGAAGACGTTACGGTGTGTAAAGACGGAGGGAAAGGGTGTGGTTATAAGACGGTGCAGGAAGCCGTTGACGCAGCACCGGAAAGTAACGGAGACGTTAAGTTTGTGATAGGGATTAGAGAAGGCGTGTATGAGGAAACCGTTAGGGTTCCGTTTGAGAAAAAGAACGTCGTCTTCATCGGTGACGGGATGGGCAAAACGGTAATTACAGGGTCATTGAATGTAGGGCAACCAGGGATGACAACGTACAACTCCGCAACTGTCG GAGTTCTTGGCGATGGATTCATGGCTCGTGATTTAACCATAGAGAACACGGCAGGAGCAGACGCGCACCAAGCGGTTGCGTTTAGGTCAGACAGCGATTTCTCAATACTCGAAAACTGCGAGTTACTTGGGAACCAAGACACTCTTTACGCACACTCTCTACGCCAATTCTACAAACAATGTCGTATCCAAGGCAACGTAGACTTCATATTCGGCAACTCAGCTGCCGTGTTCCAAGATTGCGATATCTTAATCGCGTCAAAACATTCCAAACTAGGAGGAGGGGGCGCAAATAACGTCATCACAGCGCACGGGAGGATCGACGCGGCGCAGTCCACAGGGTTCGTGTTCTCGAACTGTTCGGTTAACGGAACCGAGGAGTACATGAAGGAGTTTCAAGCTAACCCTAAGGGGCATAAGAACTACTTGGGGAGGCCGTGGAAGGAGTTTTCGAGGACAGTTTTTGTGAATTGTGACCTTGAGTCTTTGGTTAGTCCTGATGGATGGATGCCTTGGAGCGGGGATTTCGCGCTGAAGACTTTGTATTACGGTGAGTATATGAACACGGGTACGGGATCGGTTAGGTCGAAGAGGGTTCCATGGAGTAGTGAGATACCTGAGAAGCATGTTGATGTTTACTCTATAGCCAATTTTATTCAGGCTGATGAATGGCCTTCGATGCCTGCTTGA
- the LOC106406323 gene encoding 50S ribosomal protein L17: protein MTKLRKLGRHTGHRMSMLRTLVSQLVKHERIETTITKAKEVRRLADNMVQLGKEGSLDAARRAAGFVRGDDVIHKIFTEFAYRYKDRAGGYTRMLRTRIRVGDAAPMAYIEFIDRENELRQSNPPTPQPPQRVPLDPWARSRLMRQYAPPKEEKNSDSDL, encoded by the exons ATGACGAAGCTCAGGAAGCTCGGCCGGCACACGGGTCACCGTATGTCCATGCTCAG GACGCTGGTATCCCAATTGGTGAAACACGAGCGAATCGAGACCACTATCACTAAG GCTAAAGAAGTTCGTCGTCTTGCTGATAACATGGTTCAACTAGGCAAAGAG GGCTCACTGGATGCAGCTAGGCGAGCTGCTGGGTTTGTTAGAGGAGACGATGTGATTCACAAGATCTTCACAGAGTTTGCTTATCGATACAA AGATAGAGCTGGTGGGTACACGAGAATGCTTCGCACTCGCATACGAGTTGGCGATGCTGCCCCAATGGCCTATATCGA GTTTATCGATAGAGAGAACGAGCTAAGACAATCAAACCCACCAACACCTCAACCGCCACAACGAGTGCCGCTTGACCCATGGGCTAGATCCCGTCTCATGAGGCAGTACGCACCACCAAAGGAGGAGAAAAATTCTGATTCCGATCTATAA